The DNA sequence AAATATGGGGCGAGAAGCTAAATTTACAAGAAAATTATTTATAGGCTAATAGAAATATCATATAAGAAGGATACGAATATTAAAGAAGAAAATATTAGGTACAGCAGACTAGTTGTGATAACTTCGTTTTTCCCACCAGCAAGTATTTTACCTAATGAAAAATATATAGGTACAATAAAAATATTTAAAACCAAAGCTAGTATTGTTGCCACAATTAGAGCTAGGTTACAAAAGAGAGTATTGTTTGTGAAAATGGCTATCATTAAAATAAAAACTCTTAAGGTTTCTATGTAGAGCATTGTCTTTATGATGTGAGACTTCGTAATTGATTCTATACGTAAAGTTATTAGTTTGAATCGCCATCCAAAATATATGATTATGCATATAAAGTATCCTGCTAATAAAAATGAGAATGTACTTAAAGGAGAGTTAAGATATTTTGGATCTACTACATTTTCATATCTAAGAAAACTAAGATAAAAGATTTTATTCGCTGCTAGAAGTCCTAGACTAAAATATATGTATTTTAGGAGGTTTGTACCACTTTCTTTATTATTTGAGATGGTAAGGATATGAAGATATATCAAAGAAATTGGTAATATGACCAAATTTATACTACTAAATACATTTAGGTTTTGTAATAAGTAAAATAAAACAAAAGAGAATATAAAGAATATTAATAATACTCCATAAAAGCTAATATCAATTCGTTCAGTTTGGTTTGTTAGAGATGTGTTAAGTTTGTAGCTGTTCTTTAAGAAAAAAACTAGTAAAAATATAGCTATGAATAAATAAAATATTTTAAAATTATATAAGTTTTTAAATATTGTAATATAGGTGATAATACCTATTGCTATACCAAGTAAAGCGCTAGAGTACACGCCTATAAACCCATACATTCTACGTAAATCTGTTTTTAGATAAAAAGCACTTAAGTTAAAAAGAAGATTAACTATTACTATAGCTATTCCAATCCATAAGACAGAACAGCTAAATAATGTTATGTTATCAATGAATGAGAGAATCATAGCTATAATTATAAGCTGTAGTCCATGAACTATTGATTTAGTTGAACCAAAAAGATAGTTGCTGATACAGCCAAAAATTCCAGCAAAAAAAATGACAAAGAGATAGTCATTCCTATTATAGAATAAATCAATATCACCATAACTATTTAGAATAGTCATGAAAGGTCCAATACATAAGCACAGGCAAAATGTCATAAAGGCAATGATATGTAGACCCTTAGGTTGCTTAAAATGAATATTTACTTGAGATATTTTTTTAATATTTCTCATTATTTAAGTACTAACTCTTGTAATTTAGTTAAATAATTCTGTTCATCTGGTAGAGTATTGTATTTTTGTGACAGCCACATTTCCTCTGCTAGATAGTCTATCATAAGATGGTGTACTTTATGCTCATCATTGTTGTTTTTACTAAGTAGCTGATGATATGTGGTATTTATCCCGATAGGGCGATTAGTTTGTACTTGTTCAATAATTGCTAAGTGAAGGCTAATATGCAAAAAAGGATTTATTTGTCCCATTTCAGGCGAATAATCTTTGTCAATGTTTTCAATAGTAATTTGTTTATGATACTCAGGGTGTAACTCTATTATTCTAGATATTTGTTCTTCAATGGCTGTGAGTGGTTTTTTATCTAAAAACTTAGCCCAACTATCTATAAAAAGCTTACGAAGTTCATATCTGTCTTGAGAGAGAATCATAAATATTTTTCCTTATCCTTAAATTCACAGTACTCAAAAATTATACAATTACGACATTTTGGTTTTTGAGCTGTGCATATATATCTACCATGTAGTATTATCCAATGGTGTGCATCTTGAAGATACTGTTTTGGAATTACATGTAAAAGTTTTTTTTCAACTTCATTGACATTTTTACCTTTGGCTAACGGTATACGATTTGTAAGTCTAAAAATATGAGTATCAACCGCCATAGTTGGTTGATTAAATGCTGTGTTAAGAACTACATTTGCAGTTTTTCTACCGACACCCGCTAGAGATATTAGATCATCGAAGTTATCAGGAACTTGGCTATCAAATTTTTCGATTAAATCTTTACATGTTGCGATCACATTTTTTGCTTTAGTTTTATATAACCCAATAGATTTAATATATTGGGCTAACTTTTGTTCTCCAAGAGCATATATTGCTTCAGGAGTATTAGCTATTTTATATAAAACTTGTGTTGCCTTATTCACACTGACATCTGTTGCTTGAGCTGATAAAATAACCGCAATTAATAGTTCAAAATTAGAACTGTATTCAAGTTCAGTTGTTGGGTTGGGATCATTTTTTTTCCAAGTTTCAAAAATTTGTATTCTTTTTTGTCTATTCATTTAAATCACAAATATAAATATATAAAGCCATATAAGCAATATTGTTGGAACTAATGTTATAAGCATTTTATTGCGAGCTTTATTAGTTAATTCTAGCTTAATCTTATTGAAGTCATTTTCTATGTTAAGAGTTTCTTCGTTATTAACTTTAGCAATCTCAACATACGTGCCAAAAATATAAGCTATTGGAGCTACTATTAGATCTATATCTGAAGTTCCTTTTTCTATATTAAAAATTGTTTTTTTACAAAGTTTGAAATTAGCTTGAATATTTAAGTCTTCATCTGAGCTATATTTTATATCTAAAGACTTGCCATTTTTTATTTTACCTATGATTTCACCATTAATAGATATATATATGTAGCCAAAACCATACTGAAAGTTTTTTGTTCTATGTATTCTAACCTTCCTCATTTCTATAAAGCCTTTTTCTTTCTATTTTTATATTTTGCTAATGAAGCTGCAATATAAGCCTTTTTATCTATTTCTTGAGCAGTAGCAATATTTTTATAGACAGCTCTTTGCTTGGCTTTTGTTTGACTTACTCTATATTTGTGGTATTCATATCTATCTCTGAAATGATTCTTCTGGTGAGTATACTGTTTCTCATAAAGATTATCAGGTTGCATATCTGTAGCTAAATCAACTAGAGATATACAATCCATAGGACATGGTTCAATACAAAGTTCGCAACCAGTACATTCTGACTCAATTATAGTGTGCATCAGTTTTTTTGAACCAACAATAGCATCAACAGGACATGCAAGTAAACATTTCTCACAACCAATACACATAGACTCATCAATCTTTGCTACAGCACGAGGTTTGTGTTGACCAAGTGAGTCATCAAGTGGTATCTCAGGTTTATTTAAAAGTTTAGATAATTCTTTTAAAGTCTTTTCTCCGCCGGTTATACACTTATTATGATTTTCGCCATTCGTAATAGCTTTAGCATAACTATAGCAGTCATCATAAGTACATTTTTGGCACTGTGTTTGCGGTAATATTTTATCTATTGCTTCTATGGATATAATCATTTTAATATAGTTCTATATTTGTTTTGGTTTCTATACTTTTTATGTAACTATTAATATTATCAGGAACCTCAAGTAAATCCCTAGCCATGGTTAGTATGAAGAATATTGGAAAAATATTTATATCATCCCAAGAAAAATTATCTCCATTGATGAAAGGTATTTTGACAAAAGGTTCTATCTCTTTGAGGATTTTATTAATTTCTAAAATTGAGTCGTAGGGAGGATTTTTAAGTAAAGAATCAAAATCCCCAATGTATTGAGATTTCTTGTTTATAAAATACTCTTTTGCACTTTGTGTTGGGAAATCACATTCATTACGAGGGTGATGAGGAATGCGAGGGTATACTATCCTACGATAATGCTCAGCTAGTTTAGCAACAGACTCTTTGGCGTAATTATCAATCGTTGATTCTGCTATCTCAAAATTTTGAGTGCGGGCTATAAACTTACAGATTTCATCACTCTCTATTATAAAAGTACCATCGTCTTTCTCTAGAAAAGGAACTTGCTTAGAGCCAATTCTGTCTATATGAGATTTTTCATCATCATTCGCTAAGATTATCATCTCATAGTCTAATTTGCTAAGATCTGCCACTAGTCTAACTTTTATACAATACGGGCAGTGATGGTAAAGATATATTTTCATATTTTATTAGTATTTTCAAATCTATGAGGCTAATTATATCATTTATCACAATTAGATAAATGTCTTAAAACATTATTGATATGAGATATTTTTAGTGATTATAATTATTTTTAATAGATATTAAAAAGTTATATTGGCAGGAGAGTGCTTCCAATAGTCTTGACTTTTACCCATTTTATAGCCTAATTCGTATAACTGATTCATTTCTAGATTATCAAATGGTTCTTGTGATATCGGATTGTAACTATATGGGATGTATGTGAAATTATATTTAAAACCATCTTTCATGCTTAGGTAATATATTCTGAACAAATCACCTACACCTTGAGATGTAGTTAAAGTGAATAGAGCTTTAGTTCCTATTGATAAAAAACTTTGATCAACAGGAACATAATCTTTATGAATTTTGCTATTGCGAATTATATATAATGATTTATCAATTTCATCATGATAGTTGATTTTGTTTAAAGCCTCTGAAAAATCAACACTAAAACCGTATAAAAACACCTCTGTCATCATACCGCCATCAACATGTAATTCATCATAGTCTTTGTGGTCTACTTTGACATCAAATTTTACTGGAGGAAACGCTACAGGTATAGATGCAGATGCTAGTAATATCTTTCTGATAAGTGCTAGAGATTTTTCTTTATCTGGTTGGATTGCAATCTCTCCAATATTCCAGATATTGACTCTTTGGTTGTCAAGGTTAGTCGTACCAACATATAATCTTCTGCCTTGATTATGTGCTTTGATAATATCCATTAGAACTTCTTCAGTTAGATATTTTTCAATAAGTTTTTTTAATGGCTCTGTGGAAGCTAGTGATGAAGAGTTACCTAATATAGCATCAGTAATATTAATTTCAAACACATCTTTAGCTGAAATTGTTGTAAATGCTTCTTTTAATCTTTGATCATATTTCTCACCTAAAAAAGCAAACGGTGCTACTAAGGCTCCAGTGCTAATACCAGTAACTAAATAGAATTCAGGCCTTTTGCCAGACTGGGACCAACCATTAACAATTCCTGCACTGAATGCTCCATCACTACCTCCACCTGAAAGTGCTAAAATATCTATTTTAGGATTGCTATCTTGGCTTGATAAATACTTTACTAGACTTTGCTCTAAATCTTTTTGGAAAAATTGATTTTTACCATATCCGTGAGCTCTAACTGTTTCATAGTCCTTTATATTTGCTTTTTGAGCATATTCTTTTGGGACGGGATTCCTATTTACAGAACAATTAGTAAGAATTAGAGTTAATAGTATTAAAAATATATTTCTGAGTATAGTCATAATAAGTTATTTAGTGTTTTCTGGTTAGTTATTATTATCTACAGATAGAGCAGGTAAGTTGCTAATCTAAAAGTCATTAGATGATATCATAATTTATGATTAATATATAAAATTAAATCTTTATTTTTATTTAATAGAAAGTTCTTCGCTATAATTCTATATTTCTTTTTTATTAAATACGTAATAGTATAAAAATATTCTATTTTCTAAAGAGCTTATATGTTAAAAGATTTAAGAACAAAACAAAGCTTTACAATTGCTGCTATAACATTTTGGGGTCAGTTTGCCACTTACAGTTTCAATGCTATTTTAATTTTGTATCTGACAAAGTCTGTACTAGATTATGGTATTGGTTTTTCTGAGAGTCATGCTTACTCATTTCAGGGTATTTATAAAGCAATGAATTATGCAATTATTATGTTTGGTGGATATATCGCGGATAGATACCTTGGTTTGAGAAGATCAATATTCTGGGGTAGTTTACTATTAGCTTTTGCATACTTAGCTGTATTTTTAAGTGGTTTCATGGTCCATGTAAGTAGTGAATTTTTTATTTTTGCATTTGCTTTGGTTCCAGTCTGTGGGTCATTATCAATGGGTACTGCATCTGCAATGGTTTCTAAAATTTATAGCACAGATCCTGTTCATGCAAAAAGTGGTATGACTATGTTTTATATATCTATTAATTTAGGTAGTTTGTTAGCATACTTAGTAGCACCCTCATTGATAGGATATCAATTTGGTGCTCTAGCTGTATTGGGTATAGTCTTTGTTGGTAAATTAATAGCTATAGCAAACTTTTCTTATAGGTATAAAATTTATGATAATGTTGTTGATGAAGCTGACAAAAGTCCGATGACGATCATAGCCAAGAAGGTCGTTTTAGGGTATTTAGCCATAGTATATATTTTTACAGTAGTTTGTTATCACTACCCGGATTATGCAAATGTTGTAGTTGCAGGTATTAGTATACTTTGCTTAGTGATATTTTTATTTAGAACAATTTTTTTCTTAAAAGAAGATGTACGGATTAAGCAAATAGTAGGTTTGATATTAATAATTGTAGCTGTAGTATTTTTTGTTATCTATAATCAGATGGAATCTACTCTTGTTATGGCCGCAAAGAATAATTCTGATCTTTTAATGTTTGGCTTTAGTGTCAATCCAGCAAGCTATCAAATGGTTAATCCAATTTTGATAATATTTGGTGGGATGCTACTTATAAGAATATATCCATTGTTACCGAGATTTTATATACCTTACCAATTTGCAGTAGGAGTTTTGTTAGCCGCTATTGGTTTATTTGTAATGTATTATGGCTTCTCTCATGATAATAATGGGATCATAAGTGGTAACTATATTACTTTATCATATATTTTGATTTCCATATCAGAGCTATTTGTAAGTGCGATTGGTCTTAGCATGATAGGTATTTATTGTGATGGTAAGACTATAGGTTTTGCTATGGGTGCATGGTATATATCTGCTTCTATGGCAAATTCTATTACAGGATTATTAAACCAAGTTGTTGCTCTTCCAGAAGATGGAATCAGCACAGTAGAGAGTGCTAGTTTGTATCAGACTTATTTTTTTGATACAAGTATTAGTGTTATGTCTATAGGAATATTTGTACTTGTACTTGCATATTTTTTGATAAGATTTATGAAAAGAAGGAAAATAGATTTTGTGTAAGTATTAGCCTAAGTCAGGAGCACTAAAGCTTCTTTTAGCAGCTTCTTGGTCCAACATGTATAAACCACCATCTTTAACTAGCTTAATTTTGTTTATCATATCGTTAACAGTAGCTTCTTCTTCAACCTGTTCGTCAATGAACCACTGTAAGAAACTCTTAGTAGCATGTTCTCTTTCTTCTAGTGCTATATCCATCAAGCTATAAAATCTATTAGTAACTTCTTGCTCGTGCTCAAGAGTTGCTTCAAAAGCCTCAAGCAATGAGTTGAAATGATTCTGAGGAGCAGAGACAGATTTAACTTCTATGCGACCATTTTTGTCGTTTATGAATTTCATAATTTTTTTAGCATGGAAAAGCTCTTCTTCATACTGCGCCATAAACCAATTAGTAAAACCACCAAGGCCTAAATCTTCAGTATATCCAGCCATCGCTAGATAAAGATTAGCTGATTCAAGTTCATAATTAAATTGATCATTTAGAGCATCTAATAATTTTTGTGATAGCATGACATTTTCCTCATTATTTATAATTTACGGATTAAGTTTAAATGTTTTTAGCATCATCTGCAAATTTATAGGCGAAATGATTTTTGAATATTGGATAAGTTATTTTTGTTGAGAATATAATCTTAAAGTAAATATTTATAAATAGGAGTTTATATTTTATAATGTAGTCAAAATTACGGATTTATAAAAGTTTCAATAATTACATGAAAGAAATATCTAGTATAAAAGTGAAAGTTGAGAGTGGTACAAAATATACTACAGACCATGGTTTCCACGCTGTCAAAGATGGTATTAGAAACAAAAAAGAAAATTCTGTACATATACGCAAACCAGAATGGTTAAAGGTAAAGAAGCAAGATTCGAAAGAGTATTTGAAAGTTAAGTCTATAACCAAAAAACATAAATTAGCAACTGTTTGTGAAGAAGCAAAGTGTCCAAATATTAATGAGTGTTGGTCTCATGGAACAGCTACAATTATGCTAATGGGAGCAGTGTGTACCAGAGCATGTAAGTTTTGTTCTGTTGATACGGGTAACCCAAAAGGTTGGCTAGATAAAGAAGAACCTCAGAATACAGCAGAAAGTGTTAAACTTATGAATCTAGAGTATGTTGTATTAACATCCGTGGATCGTGATGATTTAGAGGATGGTGGAGCTGGACATTATGCTGATACAATAACAGCTATCAAGAAACTAGATGAGAATATAAAAGTTGAGGCTTTGACTCCTGATTTTGCGGGAGTTAAACAGAATGTTGATAAAATCATTAATACAAAAGTTGATGTAATAGCTCAAAATATAGAGACTGTAGAACGTTTGACGCATCCTGTACGTGATCCTAGAGCTGGATATTGGCAAACACTAGAGTTTTTGAGATATGTCAAAGAAAAAGCACCTAGTGTACTAACTAAAACTAGTATTATGGTTGGTCTTGGTGAAACCGATGAAGAAATTTATAAGACAATGGATGATGCTCGAAGTGTTGGAGTGGATATAATAACTCTTGGTCAGTATATGCAGCCGACAAAGCATCATCTAAGTGTGGAGAGGTTTGTAACTCCTCAGCAGTTTGAAGAATATCGTAAGATTGGTCTTGAAAAAGGATTTTTAGAAGTTGCCTCTGGCCCAATGGTTAGATCAAGTTATAGAGCTGATAGAGTTTTCAAAAGAAATAATCTAGATTTGTAAATAAAAATGTAAAGGTGAGTTTAAAATGTCAAAAATAGCGGTAGTGTTATCTGGTTGTGGCTATCTAGATGGTTCAGAGATACAAGAAACTGTTTTAACTATATTAGCTTTAGAAAAACAAGGTGTAGAGTGGCAGGGAGTTGCTCCTAATAAAAATCAAAAGCATGTTATTAATCATTTGCATCAAAATGTAGATAATAGGGCATCTCCGCGTAATATTTTAGAAGAGTCAGCACGAATTACTAGAGGCAATGTTATTGATATTGCAGATGCAGATAGTGATGAGTATGATGCAGTAATTTTCCCAGGTGGTTTTGGAGCTGCTAAAAATATTATGGATTTTGCATTTGTGGGTGATGAAAGCTATCAGATGGATGAAGATGTATTAACCTTTGCAAGAGCATTTTATCTAGCTGATAAGCCAGCAGGTTATATCTGTATTGCTCCTTTGATGATACCTTTAGTTTATCCAGAAGGTACAAAAGCAACCGTAGGAACAGATGATAATACATCAGCAATCTTAGAGAAAAAAGGTGCAGAAGCTGTTATTATGGATGCAACAGATATATGTGTTGATGAGTCTGTAAAAGTTGTATCAACTCCAGCGTATATGTGTGCTAAAAATATTTTAGAAGCATCTCAAGGTATTGATAAATTAGTAGAAAAAGTGGTTAGTTATATATAAATTAAAATAGGTGTAAAAATGGCAGGTCATAGTAAATGGGCTAATATTAAGCATAAAAAAGCTAAAGAAGATGCTAAAAGAGGAAAAATTTTCACAAAGCTTATCCGAGAAATAACAGTTGCTGCAAGATTAGGTGGGGGCGATAAAGATGCGAATCCACGTTTGAGAGCGGCTATAGCAACAGCTTTTGCAAATAATATGAGTAAAGATACTGTTGAAAGAGCTATACTAAAGGGAGCTGGTGGAGATGATGGCGCTAATGTTGAAGAAGTGCGCTATGAAGGCTACGGACCTGGTGGAGTTGCTATAATAGTAGACTGTATGACTGATAATCGTAATCGTACAGTTGGTGAGGTTCGTCATGCGTTTACAAAAAGTGGTGGTAATTTGGGCACTGATGGTTCAGTTGCGTATATGTTTACAAAAAAAGGTATCATCTCTTTTGCTCCAGGAGTTGACGAAGATGCTCTTATGGAAGTGGCCCTTGAAGCTGGTGCAGAAGATATTATTACTCATGAAGATGGAAGTATTGATGTTTTTACAGCACCTAATGACTTCTCAGATGTGCAAGAAGCATTGGTAGAAAAAGGATTTGAATCTGAAAGTGCTGAAGTAACTTTTGATGCTGAAACAAAGGCTGATATGGAAATTGAAGTGGCTGAGAAAGTTATCAATCTAATTGATAAGTTAGAAGATCTTGATGATGTGCAGAATGTATACTCTAATGCCAACTTCACTCAAGAGATTATGGAGCAATTAGGCTAAATATTCTATAGTAATACATTATGGTTTTTATTCTAAAATATTATACATAATTTATAAAAGCTTCTATCTATTGAGAATTATCTATAATAAAATTCTTCTAAGTTTGTGTAACAAAAATCTATAAATGGTAATCCTAGGAATAGATCCTGGTTCAAGAATAACAGGCTTTGGAGTTATAAAGATACAAGATAACAAAGTATACTATGTGGCAAGTGGCTGCATTCGTATTACGGAAACTGGTACTGCTAAAAGGCTCAAACAAATCGCCGATGGCATCACAGAAGTTATAAACATTTATGCTCCAGATGAATCTGCTATTGAGCAGATATTCATGTTTCAAAATCCTGGTGCAGCACTTAAGCTTGGACAAGCTCGAGGTGTAGCAATGTGTACTCTTGCTATTAATAACCTTGAAGTATCAGAATACTCAGCTAAGCAAGTTAAACAAGCCGTAGTTGGAACAGGTGGCGCAGCTAAGTCTCAAGTCCAACATATGATACAGTCAATATTAGGCTTAAGTAAAAAGCCACAAGAAGATGCAGCAGATGCTTTAGCTATAGCAATATGTCACTATCATAGTAGTAAATCTCTAGCTAGAATCGCTGGAGCTAGTCGAGTTGTACATAAAAGAATCAAATAGTATAAAAAATAGTTGACCCTAACCTTTGGTAATACCTTAATATTCCAACATATGAAAAAGAAAAAGGTTTTTTATGCAGTGGTATACAAAAGAAATTAGCAAATTGACAAATGTATCTGTCAAAACTTTACATCATTATGATAGCTTAGGCTTGATAGTTCCTGTACGTAATATAAATGGTTATAGGATTTATACTGAAAAAGATCTGTTGAAACTTCAAAACATAATAGTTCTAAAATCATTTGGTTTTAATTTGAAGCAAATAAAACAGATTTTAGATAAGAAGTTAGATATTAAAGAGAGTTTTTTACTGCAATTAAAGACCTTGAAAAAGCAAAAAGATCAGCTTGAAGAGTTAATAACTATACTTTCTAAATTTACAGAGCAAGATGATTTTAAACCTTTTGATATAAGTAATATATTTAATATGATTAAGGAGTCTAATATGTTAGAGGTTTATGAAAACTCTCTTGAAGAGGTTTTAAATGATCTAGAAAAACAACAATATAATCAGTTAAAGCAAGAGAAAAAAATAACAGAAGAGGCTTTCAACAAAAGATGGAAAACTCTTTGCGAAGAAATTAGTCTAAATTTAGATGAAGATCCTTTTGGTGAGTATGGTATTAAGATGGGTGAGAAAATTCATGCAGCTGTTTATAATCTTTATGGTAGGAGGTATGCGGGCTTAAAACATACTGTATGGAATAAAGGTTTTATGACTGGGAAACTTGAAAGCAGTATAGTTACTGAGAAAGTCATTAATTGGATAGATAAAGCTATGCAAGCTTACTTTTCAGTTAGATTAAAAAGCATATTTATTGGTCTGGAGACTAAACAAGATAGTCTTGTAGCAGAGCAGTTTGGACAGCTATTAGATGAAATGTTTGGCAATGAAGATAGTTTAAAACTAAACTTTTTTGAACAAATGTTTAATCATAAGGAAGTACCTGAAAAAACCAAAAAATGGGTCAAGCAAAATCAAAAGATCTTTTTATAGCTAATAGATTGATAAAATATTTGTTTATATAGTCTTCAGTGCTTATAATGGCGTTATTAAGATGATAATCAGTTTTATAAAATGAATTCAAAATACTATTTTAGAGCTTGTACAGTTTGGCTTATTGGTGCAACATTTTTCTTTTATGAGTTTTTCCTAAGAGTATTACCAAATTCATTACATCAGGAGATTATTGATAGTTTTCAAGCAACAGCATTCAGTTTTTCATTATTTGGTGGAGCTTTTTATCTTTGTTATTCTGCCTTGCAAGTTCCAGTAGGATTTATATTTGATAAATATGGTATAAAAAAATCATTATTCTTTGCTACTATTGCATGTGCTTTAGGTGCTTTATTATTTTCTCTTACATCTAGTATATATGTTGCAATCTTTGCTAGATGTTTAATGGGTATTGGTGCTGCGTTTGGTTTCTTAGGATTGTTGATAATTTCAACACAATGGTTCCCTGTTAGATATATGGGAATTCTGTCAGGCTCTACTCAGATACTTGGAACTCTTGGTCCAATTTTAGCTGGTGGGCCATTATTGTTTTTTGTTAGCTATTTAGATAGTTGGAGATTAGTAATATTAATATCTGCTATTATTGGAATTTTTTTGGCCGCTCTAATTTTAATTT is a window from the Francisella salimarina genome containing:
- a CDS encoding MerR family transcriptional regulator, whose amino-acid sequence is MQWYTKEISKLTNVSVKTLHHYDSLGLIVPVRNINGYRIYTEKDLLKLQNIIVLKSFGFNLKQIKQILDKKLDIKESFLLQLKTLKKQKDQLEELITILSKFTEQDDFKPFDISNIFNMIKESNMLEVYENSLEEVLNDLEKQQYNQLKQEKKITEEAFNKRWKTLCEEISLNLDEDPFGEYGIKMGEKIHAAVYNLYGRRYAGLKHTVWNKGFMTGKLESSIVTEKVINWIDKAMQAYFSVRLKSIFIGLETKQDSLVAEQFGQLLDEMFGNEDSLKLNFFEQMFNHKEVPEKTKKWVKQNQKIFL